In the genome of Taurinivorans muris, one region contains:
- a CDS encoding type II toxin-antitoxin system RelB/DinJ family antitoxin, with protein MEQSTISIRIDSQLKKDFEEFCKNVGMNMTTAISIFATTVVKEQRIPFEISADPFYSEKNMARLRKSMREMEENGGTVHEVIHD; from the coding sequence ATGGAACAAAGCACGATAAGCATTCGTATAGACAGCCAATTAAAAAAAGATTTTGAAGAGTTTTGTAAAAATGTTGGTATGAATATGACAACCGCAATTTCTATTTTTGCAACAACAGTTGTGAAAGAACAACGGATCCCTTTTGAAATTTCAGCAGACCCTTTTTACAGTGAAAAAAATATGGCACGTTTGCGTAAGTCCATGCGGGAAATGGAAGAAAACGGGGGAACAGTGCATGAGGTAATTCATGATTAA
- a CDS encoding motility protein A encodes MDLATLIGIVAGFGLVGATIAMGPDPGGFIDIPSVLIVLGGTFAATLICFPFEEFLQAFKAASKTFTSKRTMPEEVVDVMVQIAEISRREGILALERVETNNPLLKKAMQLIADNADPELIHSTVVIEISSMQKRHGINIGVFNKMAALAPAMGMLGTLIGLIQMLSQLSDPSALGPAMAVALITTLYGTILANFIFSPLATKLKSRSTQESMNLSIIFEGAKSILENNNPRLVYEKLSSFLAPSVRKHEEDK; translated from the coding sequence ATGGATTTAGCCACTCTAATAGGTATTGTAGCAGGATTCGGGCTTGTAGGCGCAACCATCGCCATGGGTCCGGACCCCGGCGGATTTATTGATATTCCTAGTGTTCTCATCGTTCTTGGGGGTACTTTCGCAGCTACGCTTATCTGTTTCCCGTTTGAAGAATTTTTGCAGGCGTTCAAAGCCGCAAGCAAAACATTCACAAGCAAAAGAACTATGCCCGAAGAAGTTGTCGACGTTATGGTGCAAATCGCTGAAATCAGCCGCCGTGAAGGGATATTGGCTCTCGAACGCGTTGAAACGAACAATCCGCTTCTCAAAAAAGCCATGCAGCTCATCGCCGACAACGCCGACCCTGAACTTATCCACAGCACCGTGGTCATCGAGATTTCCTCCATGCAGAAACGGCATGGCATCAATATCGGCGTATTCAATAAAATGGCTGCCCTCGCTCCCGCCATGGGAATGTTGGGTACGCTTATCGGTCTTATCCAAATGCTCAGCCAATTAAGCGACCCGTCAGCCCTCGGTCCCGCTATGGCTGTTGCTTTGATCACAACATTGTACGGTACCATTTTAGCAAACTTCATTTTTTCACCCCTCGCCACCAAACTGAAATCAAGAAGCACACAGGAAAGCATGAACCTATCCATTATTTTCGAAGGTGCAAAATCCATTCTTGAAAACAACAACCCCCGTTTGGTATACGAAAAATTATCATCATTCCTTGCTCCTTCTGTAAGAAAGCATGAAGAAGACAAGTAA
- a CDS encoding OmpA/MotB family protein, translated as MSNIPEPEPEEPEDTSWLATYGDMVTLLLVFFVLLVSMSTVEVKRFQSVFGSMRMAFGGLTASEIAGGQMQANINNQSQQSVQDLMRIRQELLKNQENVFNAIQSYLSKKNVEGEVGAVLDEGTITLTIGDSLLFAPGSEELSPEADEQLKTVLDVIESNREMTVNIKGYTDDSAIPEGARFKNNWELSALRAVNVLRWLVEHGIDPLRVTATGMGDLNPRFPNDSPENRAKNRRVEFCLERQVLK; from the coding sequence ATGAGCAACATTCCTGAACCAGAACCGGAAGAACCTGAAGACACCTCGTGGCTTGCGACCTACGGGGACATGGTTACCCTACTGCTTGTATTCTTCGTACTGCTTGTATCCATGTCAACTGTCGAAGTAAAACGTTTCCAAAGCGTTTTCGGGTCTATGCGCATGGCTTTCGGAGGGCTTACCGCAAGTGAAATCGCAGGCGGGCAAATGCAGGCGAACATCAATAACCAATCCCAGCAATCAGTCCAAGATCTGATGCGTATCCGCCAAGAATTGCTCAAAAACCAGGAAAACGTTTTCAACGCGATTCAAAGCTATTTATCCAAAAAAAATGTTGAAGGCGAAGTCGGAGCCGTTCTTGACGAGGGAACAATCACCCTAACCATCGGCGACAGCCTTCTTTTCGCCCCCGGTTCCGAAGAACTCAGCCCGGAAGCGGACGAACAACTGAAAACGGTTCTCGATGTCATCGAATCCAACCGGGAAATGACTGTCAACATCAAAGGATACACGGACGACAGCGCCATTCCGGAAGGCGCCAGATTTAAAAACAACTGGGAATTATCGGCACTGCGGGCTGTTAATGTCTTGCGTTGGCTTGTGGAACATGGTATAGACCCTTTAAGAGTTACTGCAACAGGCATGGGAGATTTAAACCCCCGTTTTCCGAACGATTCACCAGAAAATCGCGCAAAAAACCGCCGAGTTGAATTTTGCCTTGAAAGACAAGTCTTAAAATAG
- the typA gene encoding translational GTPase TypA, with product MITRNNAIRNIAIIAHVDHGKTTLVDGLFRQSGLFRADQQLDDRMMDSMELERERGITIAAKNCAVSWNGVRINIIDTPGHADFGGEVERALSMVDGVVLLVDSSEGPLPQTRFVLRKALALKLPVIGVINKIDRKDARPEEVLNELYELFIDLDASDEQLEFPVLYAIGREGVAMYNIGDKSENLSPLFETILKYIPGPSYDDELPFQMLVTDLDYSDYLGRLAVGRIKNGRVHGKESLVCIGSDGTPKNLRATKLQVYQGKQMIDVESAEPGDIIVMAGIEDATIGDTICTKDNPVALPRIHVDEPTVVMNFSINSSPLAGREGKIVQSRRIKERLEKEALRNVSIRVEDTEDRDSFIVKGRGEFQMAIIVETMRREGFELTVGRPEVIMHEENGVVYEPIEEVHIDCDENFMGVVTEKLSFRKGRMSNCVNHGTGRVRLTFSVPARGLIGYRDEFLTDTRGTGIMNSTMSGYEEYRGDFVSRLTGSLIADRAGNAVAYALYNLEPRGTLFIVPGDPVYEGMVIGEHNKDNDIDVNPTKEKKLTNMRAANKDENIILTPVRPMTLEHALHFLREDEVLEVTPESLRIRKTELSAQKRYAMGGGRKRI from the coding sequence GTGATTACAAGAAATAATGCTATCCGCAATATCGCTATCATTGCCCACGTTGACCATGGCAAAACCACTTTGGTTGACGGTTTATTCCGTCAAAGCGGCTTATTCCGCGCTGACCAACAACTTGACGACCGTATGATGGACAGTATGGAACTTGAACGTGAACGGGGCATCACCATTGCCGCAAAAAACTGTGCCGTTTCTTGGAACGGTGTGCGTATCAACATTATCGACACCCCGGGGCACGCCGATTTTGGCGGAGAAGTGGAACGGGCTTTATCCATGGTCGATGGGGTTGTTCTTTTGGTTGATTCCTCAGAAGGCCCTCTCCCGCAAACCCGTTTCGTGCTTCGCAAAGCTCTTGCCCTGAAACTTCCCGTTATTGGCGTTATCAATAAAATTGACAGAAAAGATGCCCGTCCGGAAGAAGTCCTCAATGAACTCTATGAGCTTTTCATCGACCTTGACGCCAGCGATGAGCAGTTGGAATTTCCTGTTCTTTATGCTATCGGGCGTGAAGGTGTCGCTATGTATAATATCGGAGATAAATCCGAAAACCTTAGTCCTTTGTTTGAAACAATTTTAAAATATATTCCGGGACCAAGTTATGATGATGAGCTGCCTTTTCAAATGCTTGTGACGGATCTTGATTATTCCGATTATTTGGGCCGCCTTGCTGTGGGCAGAATAAAAAACGGCAGGGTGCACGGCAAGGAAAGTTTGGTTTGTATCGGGAGCGACGGCACGCCTAAAAATTTGCGTGCCACCAAATTGCAGGTATACCAAGGCAAGCAGATGATCGACGTGGAAAGCGCCGAACCCGGTGACATTATCGTTATGGCGGGCATTGAAGACGCGACAATCGGCGATACCATCTGCACGAAAGACAATCCGGTTGCTTTGCCCCGTATCCATGTTGACGAGCCGACCGTGGTTATGAATTTTTCCATCAACAGCTCCCCGCTTGCGGGGCGTGAGGGAAAAATCGTTCAATCCCGCAGAATAAAGGAACGACTTGAAAAGGAAGCTTTGCGAAATGTGTCTATCCGCGTCGAGGATACGGAAGACAGGGACAGTTTCATTGTGAAAGGACGCGGCGAGTTTCAAATGGCTATCATTGTGGAAACTATGCGACGCGAAGGGTTCGAGCTGACCGTCGGACGTCCTGAAGTCATTATGCATGAGGAAAACGGGGTTGTTTACGAACCTATTGAAGAAGTGCATATTGATTGCGATGAAAACTTTATGGGCGTTGTGACTGAAAAACTCTCTTTCAGGAAAGGGCGTATGTCCAACTGCGTCAACCATGGAACAGGGCGGGTACGTCTGACATTTTCCGTGCCCGCGCGGGGGCTCATCGGCTATCGTGACGAGTTTTTAACCGATACCAGAGGCACAGGCATCATGAACTCCACAATGAGCGGTTATGAGGAATACCGCGGCGATTTCGTCTCCCGTTTGACCGGTTCGCTTATCGCTGACCGCGCAGGCAATGCCGTTGCCTATGCTTTATACAATTTGGAACCGCGCGGAACGCTTTTTATTGTTCCCGGCGACCCGGTTTACGAAGGAATGGTTATCGGGGAACACAACAAGGATAACGATATTGATGTGAACCCGACAAAAGAGAAGAAATTAACCAACATGCGCGCGGCAAACAAAGATGAAAATATTATTTTGACGCCAGTTCGTCCTATGACGCTGGAACATGCTTTGCACTTCCTGCGCGAAGACGAAGTTTTGGAAGTGACTCCGGAATCCTTGCGCATACGCAAAACGGAACTCAGTGCGCAAAAGCGTTACGCTATGGGCGGCGGCAGAAAGAGAATATAA